Proteins co-encoded in one Flavobacterium fluviale genomic window:
- a CDS encoding ribonuclease Z produces MKVDQKGHTVTIKDTQGDVNAFLEKVTQQFKTFEKHNIIIDLSSDSKLSENDLKAFLPLSKAHKKAKKSFVIVASDLDFNAISDKLLVVPSLLEAHDIIEMEEIERDLGF; encoded by the coding sequence ATGAAAGTAGATCAAAAAGGACATACCGTTACTATTAAAGATACACAAGGAGATGTAAATGCTTTCTTGGAAAAAGTAACGCAGCAATTTAAAACCTTTGAAAAACATAATATTATAATCGATTTATCATCAGATTCTAAGCTGTCAGAAAATGATTTAAAAGCTTTTTTACCGCTTTCTAAAGCTCACAAAAAAGCAAAAAAATCTTTCGTAATTGTTGCTTCAGATCTTGATTTTAATGCTATTTCAGATAAATTGCTTGTGGTTCCTTCTCTTTTGGAAGCACATGATATTATTGAAATGGAAGAAATCGAAAGAGACCTAGGATTTTAG
- the pyrR gene encoding bifunctional pyr operon transcriptional regulator/uracil phosphoribosyltransferase PyrR — MSQKVLLNSKEVTIILHRLACQLIEKHLDFSDTILVGIQPRGVFLAERLKQILEDEYKVPEISLGYLDITFFRDDFRRTDKPLEANKTQINFIVEDKKVIFIDDVLFTGRSIRSALTAIQSFGRPSEIELLVLIDRRFSRNLPIQPDYRGRQVDAINGEKVKVSWKENDGEDVVHLVTN; from the coding sequence ATGAGCCAAAAAGTATTACTTAATTCAAAAGAAGTTACTATCATACTCCATCGTTTGGCTTGTCAGTTAATCGAAAAACATCTTGATTTCTCCGATACTATCTTAGTGGGAATTCAGCCAAGAGGTGTTTTTTTAGCTGAACGTTTAAAACAAATATTAGAAGACGAATACAAGGTTCCTGAAATTTCTTTGGGATATCTGGACATTACTTTTTTTAGAGATGATTTCCGTCGTACTGATAAACCGCTTGAAGCCAACAAAACTCAAATCAATTTTATAGTCGAAGACAAAAAAGTCATTTTTATTGATGATGTATTGTTTACGGGAAGAAGCATTCGTTCTGCTTTAACAGCGATTCAATCTTTTGGAAGACCTTCAGAAATCGAATTATTAGTTTTAATAGACAGACGTTTCAGCCGTAATTTACCAATTCAGCCCGATTATAGAGGCCGTCAGGTAGATGCTATTAATGGCGAAAAAGTAAAAGTGAGCTGGAAAGAAAATGATGGTGAAGATGTTGTTCACTTAGTAACGAATTAG
- a CDS encoding ribonuclease Z, which translates to MKLTILGCYAATPRTLTNPTSQVLEIRNRLFLIDCGEGTQVQLRKNKIKFSKINHIFISHLHGDHLYGLIGTISTFSLLGRTTDLHVYGPKGIKELILLQLKLTESWTTYSLFFHELESKESEVIFEDKKVIVKTIPLKHRVYTNGFLFQEKPAERKLNVEAVQHYNVHVAYYQKIKNGGNVTLDDGTVIENKKLTFDPEPPKSYAFCSDTVYNEDVIPIIENTDVLYHESTFLESEAPLALKTLHSTAKEAASIALKANVKHLVLGHYSTRYDGIERFKEEAETIFPNVLLGNDGVSFEF; encoded by the coding sequence ATGAAGTTGACTATACTTGGCTGTTATGCCGCAACTCCCAGAACGCTTACTAACCCGACTTCTCAGGTTTTAGAAATTAGAAACCGTTTGTTTTTAATTGATTGCGGAGAAGGAACTCAGGTTCAGCTTCGAAAAAATAAGATTAAATTCTCTAAGATTAATCACATTTTTATCTCGCATCTTCATGGAGATCATCTTTATGGGTTGATCGGTACGATTTCGACTTTTTCCCTTTTAGGAAGAACAACAGATCTGCATGTTTACGGGCCAAAAGGAATTAAAGAACTTATTCTGCTGCAACTAAAATTAACAGAATCGTGGACAACTTACAGTCTTTTTTTCCATGAATTGGAATCAAAAGAAAGTGAAGTTATTTTTGAAGATAAAAAAGTCATTGTAAAAACAATTCCGCTGAAACACCGCGTTTATACCAACGGATTTTTATTTCAAGAAAAACCTGCAGAACGAAAGCTGAATGTTGAAGCTGTTCAACATTATAACGTTCATGTCGCTTATTATCAAAAGATAAAAAACGGCGGTAATGTTACTCTAGATGACGGAACCGTAATTGAAAATAAAAAACTTACCTTTGATCCTGAACCGCCAAAAAGCTACGCTTTCTGCTCAGACACAGTTTATAACGAAGATGTAATTCCGATTATTGAGAATACTGATGTCTTATACCATGAATCTACATTTTTAGAATCTGAAGCGCCTTTAGCTTTAAAAACATTACATTCTACAGCAAAAGAAGCGGCAAGTATTGCTTTGAAAGCCAATGTAAAACATTTAGTTTTAGGTCATTATTCGACACGTTATGACGGAATTGAGCGTTTTAAAGAAGAGGCTGAAACCATTTTTCCAAATGTACTTTTGGGTAATGATGGAGTGAGTTTTGAATTTTAG
- a CDS encoding TlpA family protein disulfide reductase: protein MKKSITIIIAFLIFTSSFSQTKLGNPEVDPIQIQKSYTEWSVYQNKNIMLSRDFTALDSSSKEISKEAFLNQLANGNFIPIRLKSEDAVYYYKLFKILPKTDTSIKATINQIGFDAYKNYKMEGTAFPKFSFKDLEGNLVSNESMKGKIIVIKCWYIHCTPCIKEFPQVNKLVEEYKDRKDIIFMSLAEDSAEQLKIFLARKPLSYSVIPDMKVYMNEALQLNSFPTHFILNKEGLISKVLPNFESLEVALAKESKL from the coding sequence ATGAAGAAATCCATTACCATTATCATAGCATTTTTAATTTTTACTTCCTCCTTCAGTCAAACCAAATTAGGAAATCCCGAAGTTGATCCCATTCAAATTCAGAAAAGTTATACGGAATGGTCAGTTTATCAAAATAAAAATATAATGCTTTCAAGAGATTTTACAGCTCTTGATTCTTCTTCTAAAGAAATTTCTAAAGAAGCTTTTTTAAATCAATTAGCAAATGGAAATTTTATTCCAATTCGATTAAAATCAGAAGATGCGGTTTATTATTATAAGTTGTTCAAAATTCTGCCAAAGACAGATACGAGTATAAAAGCAACCATCAATCAAATTGGTTTTGATGCTTACAAAAACTACAAGATGGAAGGAACAGCTTTTCCAAAATTTTCATTTAAAGATTTAGAAGGAAATTTGGTTTCCAATGAATCCATGAAAGGAAAAATTATCGTGATAAAATGCTGGTACATTCATTGTACACCTTGTATAAAAGAATTTCCGCAAGTCAATAAATTGGTAGAAGAATACAAAGATCGAAAAGATATTATTTTTATGAGTTTAGCCGAAGATTCAGCAGAGCAATTAAAAATATTTTTGGCTAGAAAACCATTGTCTTATTCAGTAATTCCAGATATGAAAGTGTATATGAATGAAGCTTTACAGCTAAATTCATTCCCAACACATTTTATTCTCAATAAAGAAGGTTTAATTTCTAAAGTACTTCCGAATTTTGAAAGTTTAGAAGTTGCTTTGGCGAAAGAAAGCAAGCTGTAA
- a CDS encoding aspartate carbamoyltransferase catalytic subunit, giving the protein MKELSVNHLLGIKYINENDINLIFETADHFKEVINRPIKKVPSLRDITIANIFFENSTRTKLSFELAQKRLSADVISFSAAQSSVKKGETLIDTVNNILSMKVDMVVMRHSNPGAAYFLSKNVKASIVNAGDGAHEHPTQALLDSYSIREKLGDVAGKKVVIVGDILHSRVALSNIYALQMQGAEVKVCGPKTLIPRYIESLGVTVEPNLRKALEWCDVANMLRVQNERMDVNFFPSTREYAQQYGVDKPLLDSLGKEIVIMHPGPINRGVEITSEVADSDHSVILNQVENGVAIRMAVIYLLASKIQ; this is encoded by the coding sequence ATGAAAGAATTAAGCGTAAATCATTTATTAGGAATCAAATATATCAACGAGAATGATATTAACCTGATTTTTGAAACGGCAGATCATTTTAAAGAAGTCATTAATAGACCGATTAAAAAAGTTCCTTCATTACGAGATATTACCATTGCCAATATTTTCTTCGAAAACAGTACCAGAACCAAACTTTCCTTTGAATTAGCGCAGAAACGTCTTTCTGCAGATGTTATTAGTTTTTCTGCAGCACAGTCGTCGGTTAAAAAAGGAGAAACTTTAATTGATACTGTAAATAATATCCTTTCGATGAAAGTTGATATGGTTGTAATGCGCCACTCCAATCCCGGAGCGGCTTATTTTTTATCTAAAAATGTCAAAGCGAGTATCGTAAACGCGGGAGACGGTGCGCACGAACATCCAACTCAGGCTTTATTAGACAGTTATTCTATTAGAGAAAAATTAGGCGATGTTGCAGGGAAAAAAGTAGTGATAGTTGGAGATATTCTGCATTCGAGAGTTGCTTTATCCAACATATATGCTTTGCAGATGCAAGGCGCAGAAGTTAAAGTTTGCGGACCAAAAACGCTGATTCCACGATATATAGAATCTCTTGGTGTTACAGTTGAACCAAATTTAAGAAAAGCCTTAGAATGGTGCGATGTTGCGAATATGCTTAGAGTTCAAAATGAACGTATGGATGTGAATTTCTTTCCATCGACACGCGAATACGCACAGCAGTACGGAGTTGATAAGCCGCTCCTAGATTCTCTTGGAAAAGAAATCGTAATCATGCACCCAGGACCAATCAACAGAGGAGTAGAGATTACATCTGAAGTTGCAGATTCTGATCATTCTGTTATCTTAAATCAGGTGGAGAATGGTGTTGCGATTAGAATGGCGGTTATTTATTTGCTGGCTTCTAAGATTCAGTAA
- a CDS encoding DUF3592 domain-containing protein, producing the protein MKSAAIFKYILFTIGLALLIGAFYIYLDKKTFLERAVTTEGTVVGSFKSTNNLNIYYHPIISFKTKKGEKIKFVPSYNSGNPINEKSFEIIYDPANPQEANIKKYTSAFGLPIFMSSFGFLFFIMLLVFHLGQKKAKYIFENGTRIITQFDSVKRTRTHIITGKLLYQICTTYQDPNTNKVRVFKSTKILIDPTGFIKSKNIIVILHPQNQKKYLMDISFLNS; encoded by the coding sequence GTGAAATCTGCAGCTATTTTCAAATACATTTTATTTACAATAGGTTTAGCCTTGTTAATAGGCGCCTTTTATATTTATTTAGATAAAAAGACCTTTTTAGAAAGAGCAGTCACAACTGAAGGTACAGTTGTTGGATCCTTTAAATCAACGAACAACCTAAACATATATTATCATCCAATAATTTCTTTCAAAACAAAAAAAGGGGAAAAAATTAAATTTGTGCCTTCATATAATAGTGGAAATCCAATTAATGAAAAAAGTTTCGAGATTATTTATGATCCGGCCAATCCACAAGAAGCAAATATTAAAAAATACACTTCAGCATTTGGTCTGCCAATATTTATGAGTTCTTTTGGTTTTCTTTTTTTTATAATGCTTTTAGTTTTTCATCTCGGCCAAAAGAAAGCAAAATATATTTTTGAAAACGGAACTCGTATTATAACACAATTTGATTCTGTTAAACGAACACGTACTCACATAATAACTGGAAAGCTACTCTATCAAATTTGTACTACTTATCAAGATCCTAATACAAATAAGGTCAGAGTTTTTAAAAGTACTAAAATTTTAATAGACCCTACAGGTTTTATTAAAAGTAAAAACATAATAGTTATACTACATCCGCAAAATCAAAAAAAATATTTAATGGATATTTCATTTTTGAACTCATAG
- a CDS encoding ABC-F family ATP-binding cassette domain-containing protein, which translates to MLTVNNLSVQFGKRILFDEVNTTFTHGNIYGVIGANGAGKSTFLKIISGDMDPTSGHIHLEPGKRMSVLNQNHNMFDEHTVLETVLMGNKVLYAVKKEMDELYLDYNDKNADRIGELQVQFEEMNGWNADSDAAAMLSNLGITEADHYTLMGDMEGKMKVRVLLAQALFGNPDLLIMDEPTNDLDFETIAWLENFLANYENTVIVVSHDRHFLDAVCTHISDIDFGKINHYSGNYTFWYESSQLAAKQRAQQNKKAEEKKQELEEFIRRFSANVAKSKQATSRKKMISKLNISEIKPSSRRYPAIIFDQDREAGDQILNVENLSASVDGEVLFKDINLNMAKGDKIVLFSKDSRATTAFYEILNNEQKADSGTFDWGITTNQAYLPAENHKFFENDLTLVDWLRQYAKTEEERDEVFIRGFLGKMIFSGEEALKTSRVLSGGEKVRCMLSRMMMERANVLMLDEPTNHLDLESITAFNNSLKNFKGSVIFTTHDHEFAQTVGNRIVELTPNGVIDRYMTFDEYLDDEKIQEQRKKMYNL; encoded by the coding sequence ATGTTAACAGTCAATAATTTATCAGTTCAATTTGGCAAACGAATTTTGTTTGACGAAGTAAATACCACTTTCACTCACGGAAATATTTACGGCGTTATTGGAGCCAATGGTGCTGGAAAATCTACATTTCTTAAAATTATTTCAGGGGATATGGACCCAACTTCTGGCCACATTCATTTAGAGCCAGGAAAACGTATGTCGGTTTTAAACCAGAACCACAACATGTTCGACGAACATACTGTTTTGGAAACCGTTTTAATGGGAAATAAAGTGCTGTACGCTGTTAAAAAAGAAATGGATGAACTTTATTTAGACTACAACGATAAAAATGCAGACAGAATAGGGGAGCTTCAAGTTCAATTTGAAGAAATGAACGGATGGAACGCCGATTCTGATGCAGCAGCGATGTTATCTAACTTAGGTATCACAGAAGCAGATCATTATACTTTAATGGGCGATATGGAAGGAAAAATGAAAGTTCGTGTGCTTTTGGCGCAGGCACTTTTCGGAAATCCTGACTTACTGATTATGGATGAGCCTACCAACGATTTGGATTTCGAGACAATCGCTTGGTTAGAAAACTTCTTGGCAAACTACGAAAACACTGTAATCGTTGTATCTCACGACCGTCACTTTTTAGATGCGGTTTGTACACATATTTCTGATATTGATTTCGGAAAAATTAATCACTACTCAGGAAACTATACCTTCTGGTACGAGTCTAGCCAATTAGCGGCAAAACAACGTGCACAGCAAAACAAAAAAGCAGAAGAGAAGAAACAAGAGTTGGAAGAATTTATTCGTCGTTTTAGTGCAAACGTTGCGAAATCGAAACAAGCAACTTCTCGTAAAAAAATGATTTCTAAATTGAATATTTCAGAAATTAAACCATCAAGCCGTCGTTATCCAGCGATTATTTTTGATCAGGATCGTGAAGCTGGAGATCAAATCTTAAATGTAGAAAACTTGTCTGCTTCGGTAGATGGAGAAGTTTTATTTAAAGATATTAACCTGAATATGGCGAAAGGCGATAAAATCGTTCTTTTCTCTAAAGATTCACGTGCAACAACAGCTTTCTACGAAATCTTAAACAACGAACAAAAAGCAGATTCTGGAACTTTCGATTGGGGAATTACAACAAACCAAGCTTATCTGCCAGCTGAAAACCATAAGTTTTTCGAAAACGATTTGACTTTAGTAGATTGGTTACGCCAATATGCGAAAACAGAGGAAGAGCGTGATGAGGTTTTCATTCGTGGTTTCTTAGGAAAAATGATTTTCTCTGGAGAAGAAGCTTTAAAAACGTCTAGAGTTTTATCTGGAGGAGAAAAAGTACGCTGTATGTTGTCAAGAATGATGATGGAACGTGCAAACGTTTTAATGCTGGACGAACCAACAAACCACTTAGATCTAGAATCTATTACAGCTTTCAACAACTCATTGAAAAATTTTAAAGGTTCTGTAATTTTTACAACTCATGACCACGAGTTTGCGCAGACTGTTGGTAACAGAATCGTAGAGTTGACACCAAACGGAGTTATCGATCGTTACATGACATTTGATGAATATCTTGATGATGAAAAAATTCAGGAACAAAGAAAAAAGATGTACAATCTTTAA
- the chiA gene encoding T9SS-translocated chitinase ChiA: MKHYYRLLFLLLFPMLALAQPAHGKKVVGYYAQWSIYARDFNIPKIDGSKLTHLNYSFYGTSYDPAHPENTKLQCLDTYADFEHMEGGIPWDAPVKGNFYDLMKLKQKYPHLKILISVGGWTKGQDLSPIAASPVARAALAADMANFIVTYPFIDGFDIDWEYPLSGGTDGTEVINGAPIPPQKYSPDDNKNLVYLLKAMRQAMPNKLVTIAAGNNVRKVAQQYLGPANRSQYGMTEDISTYCDYITYFGYDFGGNWFDKTCYNAPLYSSGNTNDPLYGATQSESLDELTNQYLNVVGFPANKLIMGLPFYGKKFDNVANNGTNPNLPGLFVSAPRYIVSGCTNPQNPTGTWDGPAACEKSGSIEICDLVGNPVTNSHPYLDPNTMLVTPVAASAGWVRYFDNTTKVPYLYNSTLKQFISYEDKQSMDLKVQYIKSKNLAGGMVWELSQDTRGSVPNSLLTQVDTSFGSIVTGTVSISGSVKNGSALIPDVTVELRNASNTVIQTVVSTGGNFTFNNLTSGQNYTVTALKATYTFTPVSLTNVTVNQTAVVINGTQPIYTVSGTVLNGTTPVSGVTVSAVSGSTTLTAVSNASGVYSIAGLTAGLNFTVTAAKTGFSYAPASTVYNAIDANKTLNFTQGAAVVNYTVSGTVLNNTTPVSGVTVTASFTGGSYAAITNASGVYSLSLPSGGNYTVTAALTGQTYTPASTVYSNLNANKTLNFSQDAVVVGTNKISGTVKNGTTPVAGAKVELVLPWTDNTHNWKSVIATTDAQGKYSFDNSVVAGYNTITSLKLNTWENGEVNYFPNNLANFPVPANPTVYNFNTNSTAKSALAAAVNLISGNVKNGSTPVANAKVELVLPWTDNTHNWKSVLATTDASGNYTFDNSVVAGYTQVLSLKLNSWQNGEVAYFPNNLASFAVPTTPTVYNFNTQAVVATKPVVAITAPTASTIAINLGSSINFVASVGLSAADATTISSVVFSLDGQTLSTTNSSGTYTSIWAPASNQFSQSHTLTVTATAANGTTDSKTYSFTLTCSGANCPNAAPVITWVTPASTSINQPSGFQAIPISLNATDADGTISTVSISIDGTSYAMTKGTGSAYNYTFTPNTYKAYSIVVTAADNAGGIKTFSQALTITNSTSSFNPLPAKVIVGYAHGWDNTSAPFLYFNQLGDKKFNVVVYSFIETQNRDGYTPILVVNEPRYMTNGVFNPQLLKNDIKFLRDKGIPVIVSIGGQNGHVELQTVAQKNIFVNGLKAIVDQYNFDGVDIDFEGGSMNFGAGALKDFSYSAISAYPKLKNIVDAFKELKSSYGSGFILTSAPETFYVQVGYSVYSDGAGSFLPVIHNLRNELDLLMVQLYNTGSVLALDNAAYSQATPDFLVSMSDMLMKGFNVASTGFYFPPLPASKVVIAIPACAPAAPAGGYLTPEKGIQAFNYLRFGTTFSGRTYTLKGGPYPDMRGVMTWSINWDAACGTGYQFSNAYAAYFASQAAKTLAVEDISAESNATVAYFKNNTLSVANETGDITQVDVFNTIGQTVTSHRNIQNNKEVLLSSPSFASKQIFVVIVTDKSGHKKSLKVMNFLN; encoded by the coding sequence ATGAAACATTATTACAGATTGCTCTTTTTGTTACTGTTTCCCATGCTTGCGTTGGCACAACCAGCTCACGGAAAAAAAGTAGTGGGATATTATGCACAATGGTCTATCTATGCTAGGGATTTTAATATTCCGAAAATTGATGGAAGTAAATTGACGCATTTGAATTATTCTTTTTATGGCACAAGTTATGATCCTGCCCATCCTGAGAATACAAAATTACAATGCTTGGATACCTATGCCGATTTTGAGCATATGGAAGGTGGAATTCCGTGGGACGCTCCTGTTAAAGGTAATTTTTATGACCTTATGAAGCTGAAGCAAAAGTATCCTCATTTAAAAATTTTAATTTCTGTTGGAGGTTGGACAAAAGGCCAGGATCTTTCTCCAATTGCTGCAAGTCCCGTAGCAAGAGCAGCTCTGGCTGCAGATATGGCAAACTTTATTGTTACCTATCCTTTTATTGATGGTTTTGACATCGATTGGGAATATCCTCTATCTGGAGGAACAGATGGTACTGAAGTAATTAACGGAGCTCCAATTCCTCCGCAAAAATACAGTCCTGATGACAACAAAAATTTGGTATACTTATTAAAAGCGATGCGTCAGGCAATGCCTAACAAACTAGTTACAATTGCTGCTGGAAACAATGTTAGAAAAGTAGCGCAGCAATATTTAGGTCCAGCAAACAGATCTCAATACGGAATGACAGAAGATATTTCTACGTACTGCGATTATATTACGTATTTCGGATATGATTTTGGCGGCAACTGGTTTGATAAAACATGCTATAATGCACCTCTTTATTCAAGCGGAAACACAAACGATCCGCTTTATGGCGCAACGCAGTCAGAATCATTAGATGAATTAACAAACCAATATTTAAATGTAGTTGGTTTTCCTGCGAATAAATTAATTATGGGACTTCCTTTCTACGGGAAAAAATTTGATAATGTGGCCAATAATGGCACTAACCCTAATTTACCAGGATTGTTTGTTTCTGCGCCTAGATATATAGTTTCAGGATGTACAAATCCGCAAAATCCAACAGGTACTTGGGATGGTCCTGCAGCGTGCGAAAAATCAGGAAGTATAGAAATCTGTGATTTAGTCGGAAATCCGGTTACGAATTCACATCCTTATTTAGATCCAAATACTATGTTAGTTACTCCGGTTGCGGCTTCAGCAGGATGGGTACGTTATTTTGATAATACAACCAAAGTTCCTTATTTGTACAATTCGACTTTAAAACAGTTTATCTCTTACGAAGATAAGCAGTCAATGGATTTAAAAGTACAGTATATTAAATCCAAAAATTTAGCTGGAGGTATGGTTTGGGAATTATCTCAAGATACGAGAGGTTCAGTTCCAAATTCCTTATTAACACAGGTTGATACCTCTTTCGGAAGCATTGTTACTGGAACAGTAAGTATCTCTGGTTCTGTAAAAAACGGATCAGCTTTAATTCCAGATGTTACGGTTGAATTGCGTAATGCAAGTAATACCGTTATTCAAACTGTGGTTTCTACAGGAGGAAATTTTACATTCAACAACCTAACTTCTGGACAAAACTATACAGTAACAGCTTTAAAAGCTACTTATACTTTTACTCCAGTAAGTTTAACAAACGTTACAGTTAATCAAACTGCAGTAGTTATTAACGGAACGCAGCCAATATATACAGTTAGCGGAACAGTTCTCAATGGAACAACTCCAGTTTCTGGCGTAACAGTTTCTGCAGTTTCAGGAAGTACAACACTAACAGCAGTTTCAAATGCAAGCGGCGTTTACAGCATCGCAGGTTTAACAGCAGGTCTTAACTTCACCGTTACAGCTGCAAAAACTGGATTCTCTTATGCTCCGGCTTCAACAGTTTATAATGCGATCGACGCAAACAAAACGTTGAATTTCACGCAAGGGGCAGCAGTTGTTAATTATACCGTAAGCGGAACTGTTTTAAATAATACAACTCCAGTTTCTGGCGTAACTGTTACTGCTTCTTTTACAGGAGGAAGTTATGCAGCGATTACAAATGCAAGCGGAGTTTATTCACTCAGTTTACCGTCAGGCGGAAATTATACTGTAACCGCAGCTTTAACAGGTCAAACATATACGCCGGCTTCTACAGTTTATTCTAATTTGAACGCCAATAAAACATTAAACTTCTCTCAAGATGCAGTGGTAGTTGGAACAAATAAAATTAGCGGAACAGTTAAAAATGGAACAACTCCGGTTGCTGGTGCCAAAGTAGAATTAGTTTTACCTTGGACAGACAATACACACAACTGGAAAAGTGTCATTGCAACAACAGATGCACAAGGAAAATATAGTTTTGATAATTCGGTTGTAGCAGGATATAACACTATTACAAGCTTAAAATTAAATACGTGGGAAAATGGTGAAGTAAATTATTTTCCAAATAATCTTGCAAACTTCCCTGTTCCTGCCAATCCAACGGTTTACAATTTCAATACAAATTCAACGGCTAAATCAGCATTAGCTGCGGCTGTAAACTTAATTAGTGGGAACGTAAAAAATGGTTCAACTCCAGTAGCAAATGCTAAAGTTGAATTGGTTTTACCATGGACAGACAATACTCATAACTGGAAAAGTGTTCTAGCAACAACAGATGCATCAGGAAATTATACATTTGATAATTCAGTTGTAGCGGGTTATACACAGGTTTTAAGTTTGAAATTAAATTCATGGCAAAATGGAGAAGTAGCTTATTTTCCAAATAACTTAGCCAGCTTTGCTGTTCCGACTACTCCGACAGTTTATAATTTCAATACACAAGCGGTGGTTGCGACTAAGCCTGTGGTTGCTATTACAGCGCCAACAGCTTCGACGATTGCTATAAATTTAGGATCATCGATTAATTTTGTTGCAAGTGTTGGGTTAAGTGCTGCAGATGCCACTACAATCTCATCTGTTGTATTTAGTTTAGATGGACAAACCTTGAGTACGACTAATTCTTCAGGGACTTATACATCTATTTGGGCACCGGCATCAAATCAGTTTTCGCAAAGTCATACACTAACTGTTACAGCTACGGCTGCAAACGGAACAACAGATTCAAAAACATACAGTTTTACATTAACTTGTTCAGGTGCAAACTGTCCAAATGCAGCTCCTGTAATTACTTGGGTAACACCTGCATCGACATCAATAAATCAGCCTTCTGGATTTCAAGCTATTCCAATAAGTTTAAATGCTACTGATGCAGACGGAACAATTTCAACAGTTTCGATCAGTATTGATGGAACTTCGTATGCTATGACAAAAGGAACAGGAAGTGCATACAATTACACTTTTACTCCAAATACCTATAAAGCATATTCAATCGTAGTGACAGCTGCAGATAATGCTGGAGGTATAAAAACGTTTAGTCAAGCACTTACTATTACAAATTCAACATCATCATTTAATCCATTACCAGCAAAAGTAATTGTAGGTTATGCTCACGGATGGGATAATACAAGTGCTCCATTTTTATACTTCAATCAATTAGGAGATAAAAAATTTAATGTTGTGGTTTATTCGTTTATCGAAACTCAAAACAGAGATGGTTACACACCAATCTTGGTCGTAAATGAGCCAAGATATATGACAAACGGAGTTTTCAATCCGCAGTTATTAAAAAATGATATTAAGTTTTTGAGAGACAAAGGAATTCCGGTAATTGTTTCTATCGGAGGACAAAATGGTCACGTAGAATTGCAGACCGTAGCTCAGAAAAATATTTTCGTAAACGGATTAAAAGCAATTGTAGATCAATATAATTTTGACGGAGTTGATATTGATTTCGAAGGTGGATCAATGAATTTTGGAGCAGGGGCTTTAAAAGATTTCTCTTACTCGGCAATTTCAGCTTATCCAAAATTGAAAAATATTGTAGACGCTTTCAAAGAATTAAAATCAAGTTACGGAAGCGGATTTATATTAACATCTGCGCCAGAAACTTTCTATGTACAAGTAGGATACTCAGTTTATTCAGATGGAGCGGGTTCATTCCTTCCGGTAATTCACAACTTACGAAACGAACTAGATTTATTAATGGTTCAATTGTATAATACAGGATCTGTTCTTGCCTTAGACAATGCAGCCTATTCTCAGGCAACTCCAGATTTCTTAGTTTCAATGTCAGATATGCTAATGAAAGGATTTAATGTAGCTTCTACAGGGTTTTATTTCCCGCCGTTACCAGCGTCGAAAGTTGTAATTGCAATTCCAGCATGTGCTCCTGCAGCTCCCGCAGGAGGATATTTAACACCAGAAAAAGGAATTCAAGCCTTTAATTATTTAAGATTCGGAACAACTTTCTCAGGAAGAACATACACTTTAAAAGGTGGTCCATATCCAGATATGAGAGGAGTAATGACATGGTCTATTAACTGGGATGCAGCTTGCGGTACAGGATATCAATTCTCAAATGCTTACGCGGCTTATTTCGCATCGCAGGCAGCAAAAACATTAGCGGTGGAAGATATTTCGGCTGAAAGTAATGCGACAGTAGCTTATTTTAAAAACAATACCTTATCAGTAGCAAACGAAACAGGAGATATTACTCAAGTTGATGTATTTAATACAATAGGACAGACTGTTACAAGTCATAGAAACATTCAAAACAACAAAGAAGTGCTACTTAGTAGTCCAAGTTTTGCTAGTAAACAAATTTTTGTTGTGATAGTAACAGATAAATCGGGTCACAAAAAGTCTTTAAAAGTGATGAACTTTTTAAACTAA